A stretch of Halichondria panicea chromosome 1, odHalPani1.1, whole genome shotgun sequence DNA encodes these proteins:
- the LOC135352245 gene encoding serine/threonine-protein kinase TAO2-like isoform X1 has product MSDYLTIADLGDLYIATFDARIKWRNFLLVLKIPSDIIDRIGKDWSNNPDDCYREGLKEWLKGEERSWEDVVKALSSPIVGHSDIAKTIEKDHLQSTDASNPTDVKSEVDENHQKINDDLTVFLDELLGKGAFGAVFKGSYKGEICAVKLLIYEAVEMQTGFPTGKSEEASKAFDRECEYLQSLQHPNVVLYLSTAKHPKSGGTILVVELMDCNLRSYFSSLDEQSLTSKWEISLSKDMACGLAYIHSKQIIHRDLCGDNVLLKLTRPVPVAKISDFGMSRLYDPSKFSHTLTAIGHRMGYLPLEAIRLGKENYDNSVDVFSLGVIMVQIVCKLKTIKSVEDRSFHVAQIPHTHRLRKLIDSCLQEDMRRRPSARDIYASLTSDSDTVEATKRESKDTQVKHQVSEKDTHSQASIDRLQAKQVCGLEEVITPQQEQFEVQPREIDHLVKSLQIQPRENTQPDNKLTADVDLTSGSDTVEATKRESKDTQPVKKAYRERIEHKDAELVRRDAIIQHQHTSELSSVTVMEDVCKKTGVRDQQLDQEVPESDIILIAEKFPHLLNVHKALNINDLQHVYEKLHESASPHWFNLGLALGITHPVLTNINIKYREDNWLCFREMLAELLSTQHVTWSLLSDALKKPTVDLINLADSITVNQSTTPNLLDRLNLTPADLGDVTNVTSRYGNQAGVAHALRAWQRVNPSRATFRALVEIAIGLRRGDTATDICRFIVDNTDRN; this is encoded by the exons atgtctgactatctcacaatagcagatctaggagatctatacatagctacgtttgatgctcgaatcaaGTGGAGAAACTTCTTGCTAGTTCTTAAAATACCCTCGGATATCATTGACAGAATTGGGAAAGATTGGAGCAacaatcctgatgactgctatcgtgagggtttgaaagaatggctgaagggtgaagagagaagctgggaagatgttgtcaaagctttgtcaagtcccattgtgggccacagtgacatagccaagaccatcgagaaagatcatctacagtctactgatgcaagcaatcctactgatgtgaagtcagagg ttgaCGAAAATCACCAGAAGATCAACGATGATTTGACTGTTTTCCTAGACGAGCTACTaggtaaaggtgcatttggagcagtcttcaaaggtAGCTACAAGGGCGAGATTTGTGCAGTCAAACTTCTAATTTACGAGGCTGTAGAAATGCAGACAGGTTTCCCAACAGGAAAAAGTGAAGAAGCCAGCAAAGCATTTGATCGTGAGTGTGAGTATCTCCAGTCActccagcacccaaacgttgttctgtatttgtcgactgccaagcatcccaaatcaggtggtacaatcctcgttgttgagctgatggattgcaatctgagatcctatttctctAGCCTTGATGAACAGTCTCTCACTAGCAAATGGgaaattagcctctccaaagacatggcttgtggtctggcctacattcacagcaagcagattatccaccgtgacctctgtggcgataacgtcttgctgaagctTACACGACCAGTGCCTGTCGCAAAGATatccgactttggcatgtcacggctatacgatccctccaagtttagccacaccctcacagccattggtcaccgtatggggtatctacctctcgaggctattcgattggGCAAGGAGAATTACGATAATAGCGTCGATGTTTTTTCCCTTGGGGTGATTATGGTacagattgtttgcaagctgaagacgatcaaatctgtggaagatcgatcattccatgttgcccagatacctcacacacacaggttgaggaagcttatcgacagttgcttgcaagaagacatgaggaggagaccatctgccagggacatct ATGCTTCACTGACAAGTGACTCTGAtacagtggaggcaacaaagagggagtccAAGGACACTCAAGTAAAACATCAAGTATCTGAGAAAGACACTCATTCACAAGCATCTATCGATCGGCTTCAAGCTAAGCAAGTTTGTGGACTAGAAGAAGTGATCACTCCTCAACAAGAACAGTTTGAAGTTCAACCCAGAGAAATTGATCATCTAGTGAAGTCTCTACAGATACAACCTCGGGAGAACACTCAACCAGATAATAAATTGACTGCAGATGTTGACCTTACAAGTGGCTCGGacacagtggaggcaacaaagagggagtcaaaggacactcaaccagtcaagaag gcatACAGGGAACGGAttgagcacaaagatgctgagctggtcaggagagacgccatcattcaacatcAACATACCA gtgaattgtcctctgttacagtaatggaagatgtgtgtaagaagactggagtgaggGACCAACAACTAGATCAAGAAGTCCCTGagagtgacatcattctaatcGCGGAGAAATTTCCTCACCTGCTGAACGTGCACAAG GCTTTGAATATTAATGATCTACAACATGTTTACGAGAAACTACATGAAAGTGCCAGCCCTCACTGGTTCAATCTGGGATTGGCTCTAGGTATAACTCATCCTGTTCTCACCAATATCAATATCAAGTATCGTGAAGATAATTGGTTGTGCTTTCGTGAAATGTTGGCTGAGCTCCTGAGTACACAACATGTAACATGGAGTCTCCTGTCAGACGCTCTCAAAAAGCCCACTGTGGATCTCATCAATTTGGCTGACAGCATCACAG TGAATCAATCCACAACTCCTAACCTGCTGGATCGACTCAACCTCACCCCAGCCGACCTCGGTGATGTAACTAATGTTACAAGTCGTTATGGCAATCAAGCTGGAGTGGCTCATGCATTGAGAGCGTGGCAAAGAGTGAATCCTTCCAGAGCTACCTTCAGGGCCTTGGTGGAAATTGCCATAGGACTGAGAAGAGGAGACACTGCTACAGACATTTGTAGATTCATTGTAGACAATACGGACCGAAACTGA
- the LOC135352262 gene encoding uncharacterized protein LOC135352262 isoform X2 — MNANGEARKRGGGMTGTFSPLTPIIQHLYSKSHEADSKSERSSRSQRHTKDARRSAPKVKFSKTITEFPDYSRYDNPTEMKSVSSPGQSPSHSHHGKLVGDSLRVKDSRGRDWKRDHVSLYLQREASGTVRVATNRNLEV; from the exons ATGAATGCTAATGGAGAGGCTCGTAAACGTGGTGGTGGTATGACCGGAACCTTCTCCCCCCTCACTCCTATCATACAGCACCTCTACAGCAAGTCACATGAG GCTGATAGCAAGAGTGAGAGGTCCTCCAGGAGCCAGAGACACACAAA AGACGCTAGGAGATCGGCTCCGAAAGTCAAGTTCTCTAAAACTATTACCGAGTTTCCAGACTACAGTCGCTATGACAACCCGACAGAGATGAAATCAGTATCAAGCCCAGGTCAAAGTCCGTCCCATAGTCACCATGGCAAGTTGGTTGGGGACTCGCtgagggtcaaag atagtagaggaagggattggaaacgggatcacgtgagcttatacTTGCAACGTGAGGCCTCTGGGACTGTGCGCGTTGCAACCAATAGAAACCTTGAGGTGTGA
- the LOC135352245 gene encoding traf2 and NCK-interacting protein kinase-like isoform X2, producing MSDYLTIADLGDLYIATFDARIKWRNFLLVLKIPSDIIDRIGKDWSNNPDDCYREGLKEWLKGEERSWEDVVKALSSPIVGHSDIAKTIEKDHLQSTDASNPTDVKSEVDENHQKINDDLTVFLDELLGKGAFGAVFKGSYKGEICAVKLLIYEAVEMQTGFPTGKSEEASKAFDRECEYLQSLQHPNVVLYLSTAKHPKSGGTILVVELMDCNLRSYFSSLDEQSLTSKWEISLSKDMACGLAYIHSKQIIHRDLCGDNVLLKLTRPVPVAKISDFGMSRLYDPSKFSHTLTAIGHRMGYLPLEAIRLGKENYDNSVDVFSLGVIMVQIVCKLKTIKSVEDRSFHVAQIPHTHRLRKLIDSCLQEDMRRRPSARDIYASLTSDSDTVEATKRESKDTQVKHQVSEKDTHSQASIDRLQAKQVCGLEEVITPQQEQFEVQPREIDHLVKSLQIQPRENTQPDNKLTADVDLTSGSDTVEATKRESKDTQPVKKAYRERIEHKDAELVRRDAIIQHQHTIMEDVCKKTGVRDQQLDQEVPESDIILIAEKFPHLLNVHKALNINDLQHVYEKLHESASPHWFNLGLALGITHPVLTNINIKYREDNWLCFREMLAELLSTQHVTWSLLSDALKKPTVDLINLADSITVNQSTTPNLLDRLNLTPADLGDVTNVTSRYGNQAGVAHALRAWQRVNPSRATFRALVEIAIGLRRGDTATDICRFIVDNTDRN from the exons atgtctgactatctcacaatagcagatctaggagatctatacatagctacgtttgatgctcgaatcaaGTGGAGAAACTTCTTGCTAGTTCTTAAAATACCCTCGGATATCATTGACAGAATTGGGAAAGATTGGAGCAacaatcctgatgactgctatcgtgagggtttgaaagaatggctgaagggtgaagagagaagctgggaagatgttgtcaaagctttgtcaagtcccattgtgggccacagtgacatagccaagaccatcgagaaagatcatctacagtctactgatgcaagcaatcctactgatgtgaagtcagagg ttgaCGAAAATCACCAGAAGATCAACGATGATTTGACTGTTTTCCTAGACGAGCTACTaggtaaaggtgcatttggagcagtcttcaaaggtAGCTACAAGGGCGAGATTTGTGCAGTCAAACTTCTAATTTACGAGGCTGTAGAAATGCAGACAGGTTTCCCAACAGGAAAAAGTGAAGAAGCCAGCAAAGCATTTGATCGTGAGTGTGAGTATCTCCAGTCActccagcacccaaacgttgttctgtatttgtcgactgccaagcatcccaaatcaggtggtacaatcctcgttgttgagctgatggattgcaatctgagatcctatttctctAGCCTTGATGAACAGTCTCTCACTAGCAAATGGgaaattagcctctccaaagacatggcttgtggtctggcctacattcacagcaagcagattatccaccgtgacctctgtggcgataacgtcttgctgaagctTACACGACCAGTGCCTGTCGCAAAGATatccgactttggcatgtcacggctatacgatccctccaagtttagccacaccctcacagccattggtcaccgtatggggtatctacctctcgaggctattcgattggGCAAGGAGAATTACGATAATAGCGTCGATGTTTTTTCCCTTGGGGTGATTATGGTacagattgtttgcaagctgaagacgatcaaatctgtggaagatcgatcattccatgttgcccagatacctcacacacacaggttgaggaagcttatcgacagttgcttgcaagaagacatgaggaggagaccatctgccagggacatct ATGCTTCACTGACAAGTGACTCTGAtacagtggaggcaacaaagagggagtccAAGGACACTCAAGTAAAACATCAAGTATCTGAGAAAGACACTCATTCACAAGCATCTATCGATCGGCTTCAAGCTAAGCAAGTTTGTGGACTAGAAGAAGTGATCACTCCTCAACAAGAACAGTTTGAAGTTCAACCCAGAGAAATTGATCATCTAGTGAAGTCTCTACAGATACAACCTCGGGAGAACACTCAACCAGATAATAAATTGACTGCAGATGTTGACCTTACAAGTGGCTCGGacacagtggaggcaacaaagagggagtcaaaggacactcaaccagtcaagaag gcatACAGGGAACGGAttgagcacaaagatgctgagctggtcaggagagacgccatcattcaacatcAACATACCA taatggaagatgtgtgtaagaagactggagtgaggGACCAACAACTAGATCAAGAAGTCCCTGagagtgacatcattctaatcGCGGAGAAATTTCCTCACCTGCTGAACGTGCACAAG GCTTTGAATATTAATGATCTACAACATGTTTACGAGAAACTACATGAAAGTGCCAGCCCTCACTGGTTCAATCTGGGATTGGCTCTAGGTATAACTCATCCTGTTCTCACCAATATCAATATCAAGTATCGTGAAGATAATTGGTTGTGCTTTCGTGAAATGTTGGCTGAGCTCCTGAGTACACAACATGTAACATGGAGTCTCCTGTCAGACGCTCTCAAAAAGCCCACTGTGGATCTCATCAATTTGGCTGACAGCATCACAG TGAATCAATCCACAACTCCTAACCTGCTGGATCGACTCAACCTCACCCCAGCCGACCTCGGTGATGTAACTAATGTTACAAGTCGTTATGGCAATCAAGCTGGAGTGGCTCATGCATTGAGAGCGTGGCAAAGAGTGAATCCTTCCAGAGCTACCTTCAGGGCCTTGGTGGAAATTGCCATAGGACTGAGAAGAGGAGACACTGCTACAGACATTTGTAGATTCATTGTAGACAATACGGACCGAAACTGA
- the LOC135352257 gene encoding helix-loop-helix protein 30-like: MAANREAQRKATHNEVERRRRDRINELIKVLAQIVPACQKKDATTGSIVGYVYSKGTVLDKTVDYLKELVFQNEQLTASAKIAEKSTNALAMLQNQIQVLEKENAFLRAQIIQFGIDAAASSGQKQPNQQLLNSPLAQSLLNTVVTHSPPTTSVSPPQQSTQQTNNVAAQQLLLSLAQNLTNSPLLTSLAHNQTPSSISSLQQLGGIVSSLTPSQAQPMHLSASSQFSPLLQSSLPTGASNPNTPLLSSLVQTLSSIASTTTSPSTPVPKSSMLSQANNNGGGGGGGGLSAAAAASLLNTLILAQNVLTSNSSAGSPGQDSMSMETVDQSSQQ; encoded by the exons atggccgccaacagggaagctcagaggaaggctacacacaatgaag TTGAGCGTCGGCGTCGGGACAGGATCAACGAGCTCATCAAGGTACTGGCTCAGATAGTGCCTGCTTGTCAGAAGAAAGACGCAACTACTGGTTCCATTgtcggg tatgtgtacagcaaGGGAACGGTACTGGACAAGACAGTCGACTACTTGAAAGAGCTCGTGTTTCAAAACGAACAACTCACAGCCAGTGCCAAAATCGCAGAGAAATCAACCAACGCTTTAGCAATGCTTCAAAACCAGATCCAAGTCCTAGAGAAAGAGAACGCATTTCTTCGAGCACAGATTATCCAGTTTGGAATCGATGCAGCTGCCTCTTCTGGTCAAAAGCAACCTAACCAGCAACTTCTAAACTCTCCTCTGGCCCAGAGTCTCCTCAACACAGTAGTGACCCACTCACCACCGACCACTTCTGTCTCCCCTCCACAACAATCCACACAACAAACTAACAATGTAGCAGCACAGCAACTACTACTATCCCTGGCACAGAACCTCACCAACAGCCCTCTGTTGACCTCACTGGCACACAACCAAACACCAAGTTCTATCTCATCCCTACAACAACTTGGTGGCATTGTCTCCAGCCTGACACCTTCGCAAGCACAACCTATGCACTTGTCAGCTTCGTCACAATTCTCTCCTCTCTTACAATCATCGCTGCCGACTGGAGCCTCTAATCCAAACACACCACTCTTAAGCTCACTCGTACAAACTCTATCCTCCATTGCGAGCACGACCACTTCTCCGTCCACTCCTGTACCGAAATCCTCCATGCTGTCACAAGCCAACAACAATGGcgggggtggtggtggtggtggtctctCTGCCGCGGCTGCTGCTAGTCTGCTCAACACTCTGATTCTGGCTCAGAATGTGCTCACAAGCAACTCAAGTGCTGGTAGCCCCGGGCAAGATTCAATGTCTATGGAAACGGTGGACCAATCCTCTCaacagtag